A window of Polaromonas hydrogenivorans genomic DNA:
CGCGATACGCAGCGGGGATGCCTATGCCAATGGTCGATGAACCTGCGAAACGTGATGGAATTTTGATCCACGCTGAATGCCGTCGGCTGAGCCGGGCACATTGCGTGACTATGCTGATACGCCGCACCATCGTTGTCTCCTATCATTTAATTTATATTGCAAAAGGGGGGCTGGAACAAATTGTTGATTAACACCGCCTGAGGCGCTAGACTTACCTTGTAAGTTTTCTCCTGGTGAAAAGTAGCGTTATGCGAATCTATAAAGTCAAAACGATCCGGGCGCTTGATCGAGGCTTGGAAGTGCTGGATGTGTTGCAAACTTCACGCGCTGCGAGCCTGCATGAGTTGCACCTTGCGACGGCGCTGCCGAAAGCGACGCTTACAAGAATCATCGCAACACTGGAAACACGCGGATTGATATGGCAGAGGCTGGCTGACAACGCCTACATGCCCACGCACACGCTTTTGCCCAGAGCGTCGCAGATCAATGACGAAAACCATCTTGTTGAAGTGGCGTCTCCCGTACTCGAGCGACTATGCAAAAAAGTTGACTGGCCCTCGATCTTCGCAGTGCCGCGACTGGACTACATGGAAGTCATCGAAACCAACAGCCCGAAGTCGTATTTCTCAAACATCCCGCTTGGTCCGATCGGCTTTCGGGTGAACATGTTGCGTTCCGCCTCGGGCCGCGCCTACCTCGCGTTCTGCGGCGAACCCGAACGGCAAGCCGTGCTGCAACGTCTTTGTGCCAACGACGAACCGGGCGACTACCTGGCCAAGCGACCGTCAGTAGTGGCTCGGTTGCTGAAAGAAACCAAGCGCCTTGGCTATGGTCAGCGCTACCAGGACTTCGGCGGGCACTACAACTTGTCACGGCGTGAATGGACCGATGGACGGGACTCGATCGCGGTGCCGGTTATCGTTGGATCTGATGTGGTCGCCGTCATCAATCTCACCTGGTTTCACAAGGTCAAAACTGTCGAACAGATTGTTGCGGCCCATCTTGAAACATTGAAGGATGCCTCGGCCGAGATCACGCGGCGGCTGATGGCTTCTTGAATCGACTTTGTCGTATTTGGAATTCAGCTATCGATCCAATCTCGCTGAAATCGAGGTAAGCAATGTCATTGGTCAAAAGGACAGATTTTGCTAGGCGCTGTTGATGTACGCGAAAAGTAGAATTCCGACTTTTTGGTCGGCATGGACAAAAACAAACTGAGCGATGAGGAGTAGATGCAGCTGGTTGTGGGCCTGAAGAAAACACCCGGCATTCGGATTGGATGCGAGGGCACTTGTCGCCGGTTTGATGTATGGGAGAAGATGCCGGTCCATGTATCAGCCAAGACTGACCTGGAGAATGTCTGCATCGACAGCACCCAAGCGATTCCCCTTCATAAAGGACATTGGCAGCACGGGCGCACTGCTGGCCGACAAGGGGTGAAGCCAATGCCCTGCTTGACTGGCTCGGACAGCGCGAGACAAGCGGCATTGATTCCACCCAAAGCCAATCGCAAGGAACAAAGAAGCTGTGACTGGCACCTTCACCGGAACGTCGGTCACCATCCCGGAATCAGCGGTCACGTTGGTCCGGAATACTCACACACCAGACTTGAACCCGTGAGGTCTCGAAAACCCCCTTAATTGACAACCTTATTCTGTGTCCCTAGCAATACTAGATCGACATAGGTCGAGCCAGTGCGGTCACCGGGGGCATAACGAACATTAACACCGCCGAAATCCCGATTATTCATGCTCTCAAGCGCCTCCAGCAGTTTTTCGCGGGTCAGCGACCTGCCTGCTTTTCGCAGGCCGTCGACCAGCACCTTAGCCTCGATGAAGGCATCAAGGCCATGGTAGGACGGTTCAGTCCCTGGCGCAAAGTGTTGCAACACTTTGCGGTACTCAGCAACTAACGGCACCGATCGGCGAGCCGGCGAAGGCACACCTTGAGACAGCACGATGCCGCTCGCCATGTCTCCAAGCGCGGCCTGCAGATCCTCGATCCGAATTGCTGAAAAGCCAAACACCTGAGCAGAACCGCCAAGCGCACGGTACTGCTTTAGGACCTTCGAGAAGGGCTTGGGCAGGACCGCTACCAAGAGGGCTTTCGCACCGGCCGCATGGATACGCCGGGCCACTTCGGCTGGCTCGTCGCCAGCGCTGAAGGTGATCACAGCTACGGGCTGAATGTTGAAGCGCTTGAGCGCCTCTACATAGGCCGCCTGACCATCCGGTCCGTAGGCTTCCTCACTTGCCAGCACGACAAACTTGCGTACGCCGATGGTGGTCTGGTGCTTGACCACAGTCGAGTTCTCATCGGTGAGCGAAATACGGACCGGGAATACATAACGCTGCACCGGGTCACGGGCCTTGTTGGAAAGCATGGTAGCCCCCACCAGGGGCACCATGGCTGCCTCAGCCTCCTTCATGATTACCGGTAACGTGTGGGTGCCGAAGGAGCCCATCAGAGCAAACACCTTGTCCTCGTTAATAAGCGCCTTAACCTCGGCAGCGGCCTGGTCGGCCTTGTAGGCATCGTCGCGGTCCTTAATCACGAGTTTGCGGCCATGGATACCACCGGCGGCATTGACACTCGCGATATAGGCATCGGCTGAGCCAGTGCGCTGTTTCGCTATGTCGCCGAACACAGGGGAACTACTGGGCGTCACACGCCCGATCAGGATGGTGTCGACGCTGACGCCCAACTCATTGGCCCCTGCGACCGTTGGAGGCACCATCATGGCGAAACTAAGAACAGAAGAAAGAAGCTGATAAATAAATCTAGGTGCCATGATTCTTGTCTCTGGTTATTTAATCTGAATTTGGGCCAAATCAAATTGTTGATGAGTACGTGCCTAAGGAACCAGACTTACTTTCCTTGTTTTCACCTGGTGAAATGGCGGGGTGCGGGAATCTGCAAAGTCAAGATGTTGACGTCAATGCTGATTTGGGGCCGCCTCAGGAAACGGCCTCGGGCGCAAAGGATGATCGCGCCCAGCGCAAGAAGGTCATGGCGCTGGCCCAGGCGCGCGATGTCGACGTGGTCTTGGTCACCGAGCTGACCGGCTTACGATCCTTGCGGTATTGGCGCATGGCGGCTTCAATGAACTGGGTGGTTTCCGTCTTCAATTCGATCGTGACCACCGGAATACCATTGAGAAACAACACTAGCAGGCCGCTGAAATACTGACTGCGCCGGCGCAGCAACTGGCTTGAAGTGGTGTATTTTTGCGATTATTTTTCATATTTTGAAATCACACTGCCTTTTTGCGTTGCGGCTGGCGAGCTGAATCGTCCTTGCCGCCTTTTTTATCCACTTATTGCCTCTGCAGACGGATTTGTCCCAAGGTGCGCATACGCGTGAGGTTGTACGCAGCCATCGTCAGCACAAACATCTGGTCCACCCGCTCCAGCCCGCGCACCATCACCTGGAGCAGGTGTGGCAGCAACTGCGCGACCGGCACCTGGCCAACCGCTGCTATGACGGGTATGAGCAGATTGTGGATGCCTGCTGCGACGCTTGGAATGCCTTCACGCAAATCCCTGGTGCCATCCGCTCTTTGTGCTCCCGCAGCTGGGCAGTGCTGCCTTCAGCTTCGGTTATCTCATGACACGGGATTGGTATTACCTGGCCGATGGCAACGTCCAGATTGATAACAACCATCTTGAGAATCTGATTCGGCCATGGGCAATGGGGCGCCGGGCATGGTTGTTCGCAGGCAGCGAACTTGCCGGCCAGCGGGCCGCCATCATCATGAGCCTGGTGCAGTCGGCCAAGATGCATGGCCATGACCCGTGGGCCTATCTGCGGGACGTGCTGACAAGACTGCCAACGCATATGAACAGCCGCATTGAGGAACTGCTGCCACACCGCTGGCAACCGCAATCCTGAATCGGCGTAACGGTCAAGGTGCCGTGCCTAGACGCTTACGCGCTTTGCGCCGATCGTCAGTGTCGGCTTAACTGCCAACCGAATTGATTTGCAGTCAACGGTCGTTCATGACCGGCTCTTGACGGCCCGATAAATTCGTTCGAATCGACAATGTGTGCGGTCGCCGAGCGGACAGTCGAGCTGTAGCAGTGACGCGCGCTTCGAGCGGAATCCTCGGAGTCAAAGAATGATGCGGTTCTTCAGCTGCAAAGCAGTTCGCGCATTTGAAATTTGATAATCCGGTTGATCTGCGCAGTCCGCAATGGACACGGCGTTGACGTCCAAAGCGTAAAGACAAAGTTGTTCGCGTTTCTTGTGGATAACGTTGTTGATGAGGAGACAAAAATCCGTCTAAACCAAGTCCGGGCGCGGCTTTCTCAAGGCTGCCTGCATTTTACGCAATGCTGCTGGTGTGGCTATCCAGTGCGCGCGGGTCGCGCTTTTGATTGCCGGCGTCATTGACGCTTTCGCGCCCGTTCACCAATGCGTCAAAGCCTTGAGGAAACCGAACAACGAAGACGCGCGCTCCCTAGGGGCAGTACGATACGTGCTGCTACAACTCTAGAAGAACCCAAAATGAACGAACTTGTCAAACTCCGCCAGCAAATTTTCGACATGGAAAAGCAGGCCGCTGAACTGCAGAAAAAGAACCGGCCTGCCGTGTTGACCCAGTTGCGTGAGCAAATGGCCGCCTACGGCATCACCACCGAGGAGCTCAGCCGTCCGGCGGCCAGGGTACAAAAGCCAAGGCAGCCACTGGCCAAAGTAGCGAGTCCGACAAAAGGCAAGAAGCCGGCCGTGCCGTCGCCCGCGAAATACCGCGGACCCGAGGGGCAGGAATGGACCGGCCGCGGAACCGCGCCGAAGTGGCTCAACGACTTGCTCGTCGACGGCAAAACCCGGGAAGATTTCCTGATCGATCAGAACCGGGCCGCCTCTGGCAGC
This region includes:
- a CDS encoding helix-turn-helix domain-containing protein translates to MRIYKVKTIRALDRGLEVLDVLQTSRAASLHELHLATALPKATLTRIIATLETRGLIWQRLADNAYMPTHTLLPRASQINDENHLVEVASPVLERLCKKVDWPSIFAVPRLDYMEVIETNSPKSYFSNIPLGPIGFRVNMLRSASGRAYLAFCGEPERQAVLQRLCANDEPGDYLAKRPSVVARLLKETKRLGYGQRYQDFGGHYNLSRREWTDGRDSIAVPVIVGSDVVAVINLTWFHKVKTVEQIVAAHLETLKDASAEITRRLMAS
- a CDS encoding ABC transporter substrate-binding protein, with the translated sequence MAPRFIYQLLSSVLSFAMMVPPTVAGANELGVSVDTILIGRVTPSSSPVFGDIAKQRTGSADAYIASVNAAGGIHGRKLVIKDRDDAYKADQAAAEVKALINEDKVFALMGSFGTHTLPVIMKEAEAAMVPLVGATMLSNKARDPVQRYVFPVRISLTDENSTVVKHQTTIGVRKFVVLASEEAYGPDGQAAYVEALKRFNIQPVAVITFSAGDEPAEVARRIHAAGAKALLVAVLPKPFSKVLKQYRALGGSAQVFGFSAIRIEDLQAALGDMASGIVLSQGVPSPARRSVPLVAEYRKVLQHFAPGTEPSYHGLDAFIEAKVLVDGLRKAGRSLTREKLLEALESMNNRDFGGVNVRYAPGDRTGSTYVDLVLLGTQNKVVN
- a CDS encoding type I restriction endonuclease — protein: MLRRRSQYFSGLLVLFLNGIPVVTIELKTETTQFIEAAMRQYRKDRKPVSSVTKTTSTSRAWASAMTFLRWARSSFAPEAVS
- a CDS encoding H-NS histone family protein: MNELVKLRQQIFDMEKQAAELQKKNRPAVLTQLREQMAAYGITTEELSRPAARVQKPRQPLAKVASPTKGKKPAVPSPAKYRGPEGQEWTGRGTAPKWLNDLLVDGKTREDFLIDQNRAASGSAAAE